The Agarilytica rhodophyticola genome has a window encoding:
- a CDS encoding DUF3489 domain-containing protein produces MIKLTNTQTTILSNAAQRETGSIYPLPNTINKGIESRVISSLIKKQFIDEKNGDYTINANGFKAIGLAPREKSKTSKNDIILQLVSAKEGATLEALCEATSWQKHSVRGAISTLKTKGHKIVSSKDKDGSRTYTLKKDPTPSISSGH; encoded by the coding sequence ATGATAAAACTTACCAATACACAAACCACCATTTTATCTAACGCGGCGCAAAGAGAAACAGGCTCGATATATCCACTGCCGAACACTATCAATAAAGGCATCGAGTCGCGTGTTATTAGCAGCCTTATCAAAAAACAATTTATCGACGAGAAGAACGGTGACTACACTATTAACGCCAACGGATTTAAAGCCATTGGCCTTGCACCTAGGGAGAAAAGCAAAACGAGCAAGAATGATATTATTCTCCAGCTTGTGAGCGCCAAGGAAGGGGCAACGCTTGAGGCTTTATGCGAGGCTACCTCTTGGCAGAAACATAGCGTGAGGGGCGCTATAAGTACTTTAAAAACTAAGGGACACAAAATAGTCTCATCGAAAGATAAAGATGGATCGCGCACATACACATTAAAAAAAGACCCAACACCTTCGATAAGTTCAGGCCATTAA
- a CDS encoding crossover junction endodeoxyribonuclease RuvC: protein MDNLNLLSLDLGTTTGWAMTSHELIISGTANFKHSRYDGGGMRFLKFNAWLRDLHTSIDGIDVIYFEEVRRHIGTDAAHVYGGFLATLTAFGEQENIPYQGVPVGTIKKHITGKGNASKQAMIDSVRRLGYEPADDNEADALGLLMWAQDQRTGRH from the coding sequence ACAACGACTGGATGGGCAATGACATCACATGAATTAATTATCAGCGGTACAGCCAATTTCAAGCATAGTCGTTACGACGGGGGTGGGATGCGATTTTTAAAATTTAATGCTTGGCTACGAGATTTACATACATCCATCGATGGCATAGACGTAATTTACTTCGAGGAGGTTAGGCGGCACATAGGGACAGACGCGGCGCATGTGTACGGCGGATTCTTAGCAACACTCACGGCGTTTGGTGAGCAAGAAAATATTCCTTACCAAGGTGTGCCTGTCGGGACAATTAAAAAACATATCACCGGCAAAGGTAATGCGAGCAAACAGGCTATGATCGATTCGGTGAGACGTTTAGGCTATGAACCTGCTGACGATAACGAGGCAGATGCGCTAGGACTGCTCATGTGGGCGCAGGATCAACGAACAGGGAGGCACTAA
- a CDS encoding DUF6362 family protein: MHRHSWDNKTVARRFEECVSVLSKLPGNISLGHRNYWPEIKYTPREIARMEKIKKYTILQPLPDAIDRAEETLAWITLVDEPEWRKLIWLRAQRMSWRAIAREVGYPKTTAQRYWNEALRAISNNLEVPVSGGNSW; encoded by the coding sequence ATGCATCGGCATAGCTGGGATAACAAAACCGTAGCACGGCGTTTTGAGGAGTGTGTTAGCGTGTTAAGCAAGTTACCAGGAAATATATCACTGGGCCATAGAAATTATTGGCCTGAAATTAAATATACACCACGCGAAATTGCTCGGATGGAAAAAATAAAAAAATACACGATATTACAACCACTCCCCGATGCCATTGATCGCGCAGAAGAAACCCTAGCTTGGATTACGCTAGTCGATGAGCCAGAGTGGCGTAAACTAATTTGGCTTAGGGCACAGCGGATGTCGTGGCGAGCCATTGCGCGAGAAGTGGGTTATCCGAAAACAACGGCACAGCGGTATTGGAATGAAGCGCTTAGGGCTATTAGTAATAATTTAGAAGTACCGGTAAGTGGCGGTAACTCCTGGTAA
- a CDS encoding catalase: MKKKLTTVAGCPVADNQNVKTAGPRGPQLLEDVWFLEKLAHFDREVIPERRMHAKGSGAYGVFTVTHDITCYTRAKIFSEVGKKTELFTRFTTVAGERGAADAERDIRGFAVKFYTEEGNWDLVGNNTPVFFLRDPLKFPDLNHAVKRDPRTNMRSAENNWDFWTSLPEALHQITIVMSDRGIPETYRHMHGFGSHTFSMINKDNERVWVKFHLKSNQGIKNLSDAEAETLIGKDRESHQRDLYESIEKGDYPSWKLYIQVMTEERAQEVTFNPFDLTKIWPHNDFPLIEVGVMELNKNPENFFAEVEQSAFNPANVVPGISFSPDKMLQGRLFSYGDAQRYRLGVNHHQIPVNAPRCPVHSYHRDGPMRVDGNAGGTIGYEPNTKGEWQEQPNYSEPSLALSGAADRWSHREDEDYFTQPGNLFRLMSKAQKQVLFENTARSVGGASMEIQKRHIAHCLKADPDYGKGVAAALNIEI; the protein is encoded by the coding sequence ATGAAAAAAAAGTTAACAACTGTTGCTGGCTGTCCTGTAGCAGATAATCAAAATGTAAAAACAGCTGGTCCACGTGGGCCTCAACTGTTAGAAGATGTGTGGTTTTTAGAAAAGTTGGCGCATTTTGATCGGGAGGTAATACCTGAGCGTCGTATGCATGCTAAAGGTTCTGGAGCTTATGGTGTTTTTACCGTCACTCATGATATCACGTGTTATACGCGAGCTAAAATCTTCTCTGAAGTAGGTAAAAAAACAGAGTTGTTTACCCGGTTTACGACGGTTGCTGGTGAGCGTGGTGCTGCTGATGCAGAGCGCGATATTAGAGGATTTGCTGTAAAATTTTATACTGAAGAAGGTAACTGGGACTTAGTGGGTAATAATACCCCCGTTTTCTTTCTGAGAGATCCTCTCAAGTTTCCCGATCTAAATCATGCTGTAAAACGTGATCCTAGGACGAATATGAGAAGTGCTGAAAATAACTGGGATTTTTGGACATCGTTACCCGAGGCGCTTCACCAAATTACTATTGTTATGAGTGATAGAGGTATACCTGAGACATATCGTCATATGCATGGATTTGGTAGCCATACCTTCAGCATGATTAATAAAGATAACGAGCGTGTCTGGGTTAAATTTCATCTTAAATCTAACCAGGGAATTAAGAACTTGAGTGACGCAGAAGCGGAAACTCTTATCGGCAAAGACAGGGAAAGCCATCAGCGCGACTTATACGAATCTATCGAAAAAGGCGATTACCCTTCTTGGAAACTCTATATTCAAGTCATGACAGAAGAGAGGGCTCAAGAGGTTACATTTAACCCATTCGACCTGACAAAAATTTGGCCTCATAATGATTTCCCTCTTATTGAGGTGGGCGTAATGGAATTAAATAAAAATCCGGAGAACTTTTTTGCTGAAGTTGAACAATCTGCTTTTAATCCGGCAAATGTGGTGCCTGGTATTAGTTTTTCCCCTGATAAAATGCTTCAAGGGCGCCTATTCTCTTATGGCGATGCGCAACGCTATCGCCTTGGAGTCAACCACCATCAAATACCAGTGAATGCTCCTCGTTGTCCGGTGCATAGTTATCATAGGGATGGTCCAATGAGGGTGGACGGTAATGCTGGTGGTACTATCGGTTACGAGCCTAATACTAAAGGCGAATGGCAGGAACAACCTAATTACTCTGAGCCTTCTTTGGCACTTTCTGGTGCTGCTGATCGTTGGAGTCATCGAGAAGATGAAGACTATTTTACCCAACCGGGTAATTTGTTCAGATTGATGAGTAAGGCTCAAAAACAAGTGTTGTTTGAGAATACTGCTCGATCTGTGGGTGGTGCATCCATGGAAATACAAAAGCGACACATCGCTCATTGTTTAAAAGCTGATCCTGATTATGGCAAAGGGGTTGCTGCAGCTCTGAACATTGAAATATAA
- a CDS encoding Dps family protein → MTIPTVESLKKVLADNYALYLKTQNYHWNVEGSDFKVLHTLFEEQYIDLAAAIDKVAELIRGLGEKAPGTWKDYEALTSISDGDVNASSNGMLKDLLQDQDIIQGSLQEALSVAQEANDEVVIGVLVERLTAHRKNKWMLKSSI, encoded by the coding sequence ATGACTATACCTACAGTAGAGAGTCTAAAAAAGGTGCTCGCTGACAATTATGCGCTATATTTAAAGACGCAAAATTATCATTGGAACGTAGAGGGTTCAGATTTTAAAGTTCTTCATACTCTATTTGAAGAACAATATATCGATTTGGCCGCTGCAATAGATAAAGTCGCTGAGCTTATACGTGGATTAGGCGAAAAAGCTCCCGGAACTTGGAAAGACTATGAAGCGCTGACTTCGATTAGTGATGGAGATGTAAATGCGAGTTCTAATGGAATGCTTAAGGACTTGCTTCAAGATCAAGACATCATACAAGGTAGTTTGCAGGAAGCTCTAAGTGTGGCACAAGAAGCAAATGACGAAGTTGTTATTGGTGTGTTGGTGGAGCGTTTAACGGCACATCGTAAAAATAAATGGATGTTAAAAAGTAGTATCTAA
- a CDS encoding site-specific DNA-methyltransferase: protein MAHIAVGSVVQWPLKKLIPYARNARTHDDTQVSQIAASIVEFGFVNPILVSSDGTIIAGHGRLMAAQQLQLEKAPVIILDHLTESQRRALVIADNKLAENAGWNDELLALELGDLKDLGFNLDIIGFSDDELDELLDFDSASDSQGNEDEVPEPEESVISQVGDIWLLGDHKLLCGDATSREDINTLLGDELVDMTFTDPPYNVDYGSNQRDKIRFNSRPILNDNLGEGFYTFLKDALTHILDKTKGACYICMSSSELDTLQKAFRDAGGRWSTFIIWAKNHFTLGHSDYQRQYESILYGWKQGSDHFWCGDRNQTDLWFFNKPNKSDLHPTMKPVELVEKAIRNSSKSRDIVLDPFGGSGSTLIACEKANRRARLVELDPKYVDVIIRRWQEYSGGEATRLLDSLTFNSLEVTSA from the coding sequence ATGGCGCACATCGCTGTAGGCTCGGTGGTACAATGGCCACTTAAAAAACTCATTCCCTATGCTCGTAATGCCCGTACACATGATGATACCCAAGTCTCCCAAATCGCTGCCAGTATTGTCGAATTTGGTTTTGTTAATCCTATCCTAGTCTCGAGTGACGGAACGATTATCGCAGGCCATGGCCGCCTCATGGCCGCACAACAATTACAACTTGAAAAAGCCCCGGTGATTATTCTAGATCATCTAACAGAATCACAAAGGCGGGCGCTCGTTATCGCGGATAATAAACTCGCAGAAAACGCTGGATGGAACGACGAACTACTTGCCTTGGAACTTGGTGATTTAAAAGACCTAGGGTTTAATCTCGATATCATTGGCTTTTCGGATGACGAGCTAGATGAATTACTGGATTTTGATAGCGCATCGGATAGCCAAGGCAACGAGGATGAGGTGCCTGAGCCAGAAGAAAGTGTGATCAGTCAAGTCGGTGATATATGGTTGCTAGGCGATCATAAATTATTATGTGGAGATGCCACTAGCCGTGAGGATATTAATACGCTACTGGGGGATGAGTTGGTCGATATGACCTTTACCGATCCGCCTTATAATGTGGATTATGGCAGTAACCAGCGCGATAAAATACGTTTTAACAGTCGTCCTATACTCAACGATAATCTAGGCGAGGGCTTTTACACATTTTTAAAAGACGCGCTAACGCATATCCTCGATAAAACTAAAGGCGCGTGTTATATCTGTATGTCCTCCAGCGAACTGGATACCTTACAAAAGGCATTTCGTGATGCCGGTGGCCGTTGGTCGACATTTATTATTTGGGCGAAAAATCATTTTACATTAGGCCATTCCGATTATCAGCGACAATATGAATCGATTCTCTATGGTTGGAAACAGGGTAGCGATCACTTCTGGTGTGGTGATAGAAATCAAACCGATCTATGGTTTTTTAATAAGCCCAATAAAAGTGACTTGCATCCCACAATGAAGCCGGTCGAGCTTGTGGAGAAAGCGATTAGAAATTCCAGTAAAAGTCGGGATATTGTATTAGACCCGTTTGGTGGCTCTGGCAGTACCTTAATTGCCTGTGAGAAAGCTAACCGCCGTGCAAGGCTAGTAGAGCTTGACCCTAAATATGTGGACGTTATTATTCGTCGTTGGCAAGAATATTCAGGGGGTGAAGCCACGAGGCTGTTGGATTCACTTACCTTTAACAGCCTAGAGGTAACGTCGGCTTAG